One window of the Salvia miltiorrhiza cultivar Shanhuang (shh) chromosome 6, IMPLAD_Smil_shh, whole genome shotgun sequence genome contains the following:
- the LOC130990053 gene encoding uncharacterized protein LOC130990053, translating into MTIGCAVCELYGHGLFYKCSGGCEWWIHLGCTGDFDAAVVDDVPTMKHPSHPKHYLIFSKKTRWCSFPCDACGASHKGNSYICTLCDYWIHETCALLPISNNENAVADVKDIIKGPIDDIYEEIIRPFVKRVRELVSIPQKTCHKHHLLSFTTFPSSSPPSSTHHHNHEEEEEEEEDYKEDSNIPGLELTCDGCTLPIHEKTQRDEYENGYMSCDECKYFLHLSCFNLPPHLPSHPLHLSCFNLQPYNPFFSPYPFNLTLRNTGKLTYWAYCNICEAYTNGLFYTCTKCGINIDIKCASLPNTIKHAAHPQHNHLMNLVTDNRRYNFCGVCYDTISSKHGFYRCNSCKFCMCAECVLLPAQNKHRLEKHRLWLTYDAYVNRPGDFYCSSCENQMHSRRRMYYCRDCDQSFHSNCIPGRSGKYRNIKYGMQQYVIPTLHHPHHPLRFQIITKKKRCDLCHDDHYDEPGFQCVSCYFVMCWSCTKRHRDEFKAI; encoded by the exons ATGACCATTGGATGTGCAGTTTGTGAATTGTATGGGCATGGGCTATTCTACAAATGTAGTGGGGGATGTGAGTGGTGGATCCACTTGGGATGCACAGGGGATTTTGATGCAGCAGTAGTTGATGATGTTCCAACAATGAAGCACCCAAGCCACCCCAAACACTACCTCATATTTTCCAAGAAAACAAGGTGGTGCTCCTTCCCCTGTGATGCATGTGGCGCCTCTCACAAAGGGAACTCCTACATCTGCACCCTTTGCGACTACTGGATACACGAGACATGTGCCCTCTTGCCGAT ATCTAATAATGAAAATGCAGTTGCTGATGTGAAAGACATTATCAAGGGTCCAATAGATGACATATATGAGGAGATTATCAGACCATTCGTTAAGAGAGTGAGAGAACTAGTTTCCATCCCTCAGAAGACCTGTCATAAACATCATTTGCTAAGTTTTACTACATTTCCATCTTCATCGCCCCCTTCATCAACTCATCATCACAAccatgaagaagaagaagaagaagaagaagattacAAGGAAGACAGTAATATTCCAGGATTGGAACTAACATGTGATGGATGCACATTGCCTATACATGAAAAGACGCAAAGAGATGAGTACGAGAATGGTTAcatgagttgtgatgaatgcaAATACTTTCTCCACTTGTCCTGCTTTAACTTACCACCACACCTCCCTTCTCATCCACTCCACTTGTCCTGCTTTAACTTACAGCCATACAATCCATTTTTTTCACCTTATCCCTTCAATCTAACGCTTCGAAATACTGGCAAGCTAACATATTGGGCATACTGCAATATTTGCGAGGCTTACACAAATGGGCTCTTTTATACTTGTACCAAATGTGGCATTAATATAGACATCAAGTGTGCTTCTCTGCCCAACACCATAAAACATGCAGCTCACCCACAACACAATCATCTCATGAATCTAGTCACGGATAATCGCCGGTACAATTTTTGTGGTGTTTGTTATGATACTATATCTTCAAAGCATGGATTTTACAGATGCAATAGCTGCAAGTTTTGTATGTGTGCTGAATGTGTGTTGCTACCAGCACAAAATAAGCATAGATTGGAGAAGCACCGATTGTGGTTGACATATGATGCGTATGTTAATCGTCCCGGTGACTTCTACTGCAGCAGCTGCGAAAACCAAATGCATTCGAGGAGGAGGATGTATTATTGTCGAGACTGCGATCAATCCTTTCATTCCAACTGCATTCCTGGTAGGTCGGGTAAGTATAGAAACATCAAGTATGGGATGCAGCAGTATGTGATTCCCACTCTTCATCACCCTCACCACCCTCTTAGATTTCAAATCATAACCAAGAAAAAGCGTTGCGACCTATGTCATGATGATCATTATGATGAGCCTGGATTTCAATGTGTGTCATGCTACTTTGTCATGTGTTGGTCCTGCACTAAAAGGCACAGGGATGAATTTAAGGCCATCTGA